The Terriglobia bacterium genome has a window encoding:
- a CDS encoding TPM domain-containing protein, whose amino-acid sequence MVCLLAAALVATAAAEQMSKLNPKGYVNDFAGVLDGRTSSDIHQLCLLIDEKADAQIAVVTIHSLDGLEASDFANKLFAKWGVGHKDNRGVLILLAVNDHKYYVEVGYGLEPILPDGKVGGFGREMVPFLRGGDYNGGVLLLSQRIASVIAQDRGVTLPRLSLPAPAPTLQPGSGFRSDGNFYVFLILAAFVIAFSIVAAILRALWRLLVFVFTGKRPPPGRGWFFPSTGGFWMGGGSSGGWSGGGFGGGGGGFGGFGGGMSGGGGAGGGW is encoded by the coding sequence GTGGTCTGCCTGCTTGCGGCCGCGCTCGTGGCGACCGCCGCGGCCGAGCAGATGAGCAAGCTCAATCCGAAGGGCTACGTCAACGACTTCGCGGGCGTACTCGACGGCCGCACCTCGTCCGACATCCACCAGCTTTGCTTGCTGATCGACGAAAAGGCCGACGCGCAGATCGCCGTCGTCACCATCCACTCGCTCGATGGGTTGGAAGCGTCGGATTTTGCCAACAAGCTCTTCGCCAAGTGGGGAGTCGGCCACAAGGACAATCGCGGAGTCCTCATCCTGCTGGCGGTGAACGACCACAAGTACTACGTTGAGGTCGGCTACGGGCTGGAACCGATCCTGCCGGACGGCAAGGTGGGCGGCTTCGGCCGCGAGATGGTGCCGTTCCTCCGGGGCGGCGACTACAACGGGGGCGTGCTTCTGTTGAGCCAACGCATCGCCAGCGTGATCGCGCAGGACCGCGGCGTGACCCTGCCCCGGCTATCGCTACCGGCCCCGGCACCGACGCTTCAGCCCGGTAGCGGCTTCCGCAGCGACGGCAATTTCTATGTCTTTCTCATCCTCGCCGCCTTCGTCATCGCTTTTTCGATCGTGGCGGCGATTCTGCGTGCGCTCTGGCGGTTGCTCGTCTTCGTTTTCACCGGCAAGCGTCCGCCCCCGGGCCGCGGGTGGTTCTTTCCGTCGACCGGCGGTTTCTGGATGGGCGGCGGAAGCAGCGGCGGCTGGTCGGGTGGCGGATTCGGCGGCGGCGGTGGAGGGTTCGGCGGATTCGGCGGGGGCATGTCAGGCGGTGGCGGCGCGGGGGGAGGCTGGTGA
- the guaB gene encoding IMP dehydrogenase codes for MIHFPVPEALTFDDVLLLPAKSDVVPATVSTSTRLSRNITLNIPIISAAMDTVTESRLAIALAQQGGIGIVHRNLSIEEQASEVDKVKRSESGMIVDPITMSPDDKISDALEVMRQYRISGVPITKNKKLVGILTNRDLRFETRTDIPISKVMTKENLITVPVGTTLEDAEKILHTHRVEKLLVVDKNYTLKGLITVKDIQKKLKYPSAAKDSHGRLRVGAAVGATGDFLERAQELVKSKADILCVDSAHGHSTRVIEAIKAIKAKLPEVEIIAGNVGTFDAACELVRSGADAIKVGVGPGSICTTRIVTGAGVPQITAIAEAYRATKEANVPVVADGGIKYSGDITKALAAGAGSVMIGSLLAGTDESPGETILYQGRSFKSYRGMGSLSAMSAGSSERYAQSVEGDSDESALAVEETDGNRLAKLVPEGIEGRVPYKGTLAVMVYQLVGGLRSGMGYCGATSIADLQQKARFVRISGAGLRESHVHDVIITREAPNYRLE; via the coding sequence ATGATCCATTTCCCGGTGCCTGAGGCACTTACCTTCGATGACGTGTTGCTGCTTCCCGCCAAGTCGGACGTCGTTCCGGCCACGGTAAGCACCTCGACCCGGCTCTCCCGCAACATCACGCTCAACATCCCGATCATCAGCGCGGCCATGGACACGGTCACCGAGTCCCGCCTGGCGATCGCCCTGGCGCAGCAGGGGGGCATCGGCATCGTGCATCGCAACCTCTCCATCGAGGAGCAAGCCAGCGAGGTGGACAAGGTCAAGCGCTCCGAGAGCGGCATGATCGTGGACCCGATCACCATGTCGCCCGACGACAAGATCTCCGACGCGCTAGAAGTGATGCGCCAGTACCGCATCTCCGGCGTGCCCATCACCAAGAACAAGAAGCTGGTCGGCATCCTCACGAACCGCGACCTGCGCTTCGAGACCCGCACCGACATCCCCATCAGCAAGGTGATGACCAAAGAGAACCTCATCACCGTGCCCGTCGGCACCACGCTCGAAGATGCGGAGAAGATCCTGCATACGCACCGCGTCGAGAAATTGCTGGTGGTGGACAAGAACTACACGCTCAAGGGCCTGATCACGGTCAAGGACATCCAGAAGAAACTGAAGTACCCGAGCGCGGCCAAGGACTCGCACGGTCGGTTGCGCGTAGGCGCGGCCGTCGGAGCCACCGGCGACTTCCTGGAGCGGGCCCAGGAACTGGTGAAATCCAAGGCCGACATCCTGTGCGTGGACAGCGCGCACGGGCATTCCACCCGCGTCATCGAGGCCATCAAGGCGATCAAGGCGAAGCTGCCCGAGGTCGAGATCATCGCCGGCAACGTGGGCACCTTCGATGCCGCCTGCGAACTGGTGCGCTCCGGCGCCGACGCCATCAAGGTCGGAGTCGGTCCCGGCTCCATCTGTACCACCCGCATCGTCACCGGCGCCGGGGTGCCGCAGATCACCGCCATCGCCGAAGCCTACCGCGCCACCAAGGAAGCCAACGTCCCCGTCGTGGCCGACGGCGGCATCAAGTACTCGGGCGACATCACCAAGGCGCTGGCCGCCGGCGCCGGTTCGGTCATGATCGGGTCGCTCCTAGCCGGCACCGACGAGAGCCCGGGCGAAACTATCCTCTACCAGGGCCGCTCCTTCAAGTCCTACCGCGGCATGGGCTCGTTGTCCGCGATGTCGGCGGGGTCCAGCGAGCGCTACGCGCAATCCGTCGAGGGCGACAGCGACGAGTCCGCGCTGGCGGTCGAGGAGACCGACGGCAACCGCCTTGCCAAACTGGTGCCGGAAGGTATCGAGGGACGCGTCCCCTACAAGGGCACGCTGGCGGTGATGGTGTACCAGTTGGTCGGCGGCCTGCGCTCCGGCATGGGCTACTGCGGCGCCACCAGCATCGCCGACCTCCAGCAGAAGGCGCGTTTTGTGCGCATCAGCGGCGCCGGCCTGCGCGAGAGCCACGTGCACGACGTCATCATCACCCGCGAGGCGCCGAACTACCGGCTCGAATAG
- a CDS encoding LemA family protein, with the protein MKSILIVIVVLALVAVLVFGMYVDRRNEMVRKKETINAAWSQVDVVIQRRADLIPNLVETVKGIAAQEQSVFGEIARARSALLNAKTPPDRIAANQQLDGALGRLLLVVENYPQLKSNENFLRLQDELAGTENRIAVERRRYNEALKDYNTYIGLFPNNLVAGFAGFSRNDAYFEAAPASREAPKVQFPGPKG; encoded by the coding sequence ATGAAAAGTATTCTGATCGTCATCGTGGTTCTCGCACTCGTCGCGGTGCTGGTGTTCGGCATGTACGTGGACCGGCGCAACGAGATGGTGCGCAAGAAAGAGACCATCAATGCCGCCTGGTCGCAGGTGGATGTGGTGATCCAGCGGCGCGCCGACCTGATCCCCAACCTGGTGGAGACGGTGAAGGGCATCGCGGCGCAGGAACAGAGCGTCTTCGGCGAGATCGCGCGGGCGCGCTCCGCCCTGCTCAACGCCAAAACGCCGCCCGACCGCATCGCCGCCAACCAGCAACTTGACGGCGCCCTCGGCCGCCTGCTGCTGGTGGTGGAAAACTATCCGCAGTTGAAATCGAACGAGAACTTCCTGCGCCTCCAGGACGAGCTGGCGGGGACGGAGAACCGCATTGCCGTCGAGCGCCGCCGCTACAACGAGGCCCTCAAGGACTACAACACCTACATCGGCCTGTTCCCCAACAACCTGGTCGCCGGCTTTGCGGGCTTCAGCCGCAATGACGCCTATTTCGAGGCTGCTCCGGCCAGCCGTGAGGCGCCCAAGGTGCAGTTCCCGGGACCTAAAGGTTGA
- a CDS encoding ribosome maturation factor RimP produces MALDLEHVRAIVERVAVSSGLEVVDVEFRGGGKARMLRIFIDKPGGVTHQDCESVSREVGTILDVEDAVPGGSYTLEVSSPGLDRRLTKAADYERFTGSRVKLQTREPIDGNRFFEGRLESFREGKLTVAVEPGRKERRGQPRAAVPHKQVEIELANVEKANLVPEI; encoded by the coding sequence ATGGCGTTGGACCTGGAGCATGTCCGGGCGATCGTGGAACGGGTGGCAGTGTCCAGCGGCCTGGAAGTGGTGGACGTGGAGTTTCGGGGCGGCGGCAAAGCGCGCATGCTGCGCATCTTTATCGACAAGCCCGGGGGCGTCACCCACCAGGATTGCGAGTCGGTGAGCCGGGAAGTGGGCACGATCCTGGACGTCGAGGATGCGGTGCCAGGTGGCTCTTACACCCTGGAGGTCTCGTCGCCCGGCCTGGACCGGAGACTGACCAAGGCCGCGGATTACGAGCGCTTCACCGGGAGCCGGGTCAAGCTGCAGACACGGGAGCCGATCGACGGCAACCGGTTCTTTGAGGGCCGGCTGGAGAGCTTCCGCGAGGGCAAGCTGACCGTGGCGGTGGAGCCCGGCAGGAAAGAACGGAGAGGACAGCCAAGGGCGGCTGTCCCACACAAGCAAGTAGAGATCGAGTTGGCGAACGTAGAGAAAGCCAACCTGGTACCAGAGATTTAG
- a CDS encoding VanZ family protein, with amino-acid sequence MARTFARYWLPAIAWTCVVLLASSDTFSAQNTGSILEAVVTTLFGRIDPQTFEFAHFLVRKSAHLTEYAILSLVWFRAWRGGQPGFQWRWGMLGVAVALATAVTDEVHQSFVPSRSGEVRDVLLDLTGALAAQLILWYLLSRRGRVRSAT; translated from the coding sequence GTGGCCCGCACCTTCGCCCGCTACTGGCTTCCCGCAATCGCATGGACGTGCGTCGTTCTTCTCGCTTCCTCGGACACTTTCTCCGCGCAGAACACCGGCAGCATCCTGGAAGCGGTCGTCACGACGCTCTTCGGCCGCATCGACCCGCAGACGTTTGAATTCGCTCATTTCCTGGTGCGCAAAAGCGCGCACCTCACCGAGTACGCCATCCTGAGCTTGGTCTGGTTCCGCGCCTGGCGCGGCGGCCAACCGGGATTTCAGTGGCGTTGGGGAATGCTCGGCGTTGCGGTCGCCCTGGCCACAGCCGTCACCGACGAGGTGCACCAGAGCTTCGTTCCCTCACGCAGCGGCGAGGTGCGCGACGTCCTGCTCGATCTGACCGGCGCACTCGCCGCGCAGCTCATCCTCTGGTATTTGCTCTCCCGCCGCGGCCGCGTCCGATCTGCAACTTGA